One genomic window of Haemophilus haemolyticus includes the following:
- the trmD gene encoding tRNA (guanosine(37)-N1)-methyltransferase TrmD produces the protein MWIGVISLFPEMFKAITEFGVTGRAVKHNLLQVECWTPRDFTFDKHKTVDDRPYGGGPGMLMMVQPLRDAIHAAKAAAGEGAKVIYLSPQGRKLDQGGVTELAQNQKLILVCGRYEGIDERLIQTEIDEEWSIGDYVLTGGELPAMTLIDAVARFIPGVLGKQASAEEDSFADGLLDCPHYTRPEVLEGLTVPPVLISGHHEEIRKWRLKQSLQRTWLRRPELLEGLALTDEQRKLLKEAQAEHNS, from the coding sequence ATGTGGATAGGGGTGATTTCATTATTCCCCGAAATGTTTAAAGCGATTACGGAATTTGGGGTTACGGGCAGAGCCGTAAAACATAATCTTCTGCAAGTGGAATGTTGGACTCCAAGAGATTTTACATTCGACAAACATAAAACCGTGGATGACCGTCCTTATGGTGGTGGCCCGGGAATGCTGATGATGGTGCAACCTTTACGGGATGCGATTCATGCTGCGAAAGCAGCGGCAGGAGAAGGCGCAAAGGTGATTTACCTTTCGCCACAAGGACGTAAACTCGATCAAGGCGGTGTAACCGAGCTTGCTCAAAATCAGAAATTGATTTTGGTATGTGGACGTTACGAAGGTATTGATGAACGGTTGATTCAAACTGAAATTGATGAAGAATGGTCAATTGGCGATTACGTTCTGACCGGTGGGGAATTGCCGGCAATGACATTAATTGATGCCGTTGCACGTTTTATTCCTGGTGTATTAGGCAAACAAGCCTCAGCAGAAGAAGATTCTTTTGCAGACGGTTTATTAGATTGCCCGCATTACACTAGACCGGAAGTGTTAGAAGGATTAACTGTACCACCCGTGCTGATATCGGGACATCACGAAGAAATTCGGAAATGGCGATTAAAACAATCGCTACAAAGAACGTGGCTCCGACGCCCTGAGCTCTTGGAAGGCCTAGCTCTGACTGACGAACAACGTAAACTGTTAAAAGAGGCGCAAGCCGAGCATAACAGTTAG
- the rplS gene encoding 50S ribosomal protein L19 → MSNIIKQLEQEQLKQNVPSFRSGDTLEVKVWVVEGSKRRLQAFEGVVIAIRNRGLHSAFTLRKVSNGVGVERVFQTHSPAVDSIAVKRKGAVRKAKLYYLRERSGKSARIKERLGE, encoded by the coding sequence ATGTCTAACATTATCAAACAACTTGAACAAGAACAATTAAAACAAAACGTACCTAGTTTCCGCTCAGGTGATACTTTAGAAGTTAAAGTATGGGTAGTTGAAGGTAGCAAACGTCGTTTGCAAGCATTCGAAGGCGTGGTTATTGCAATTCGTAACCGTGGCTTGCACTCAGCATTCACTTTACGTAAAGTATCTAACGGCGTAGGCGTTGAGCGTGTATTCCAAACTCACTCACCAGCTGTAGATTCTATCGCAGTTAAACGTAAAGGTGCGGTACGTAAAGCTAAACTTTACTACTTACGTGAACGTTCAGGTAAATCAGCTCGTATTAAAGAGCGTTTAGGCGAATAA
- a CDS encoding epoxyqueuosine reductase QueH has translation MNTELQSKPEQSAVNFQGKTRKQKVRKDPNAPFIREKLELPDGHNKLLLHSCCAPCSGEVMEAILASGIEFTIYFYNPNIHPLKEYLIRKEENIRFAQKFGIPFIDADYDRQNWFDRAKGMEWEPERGIRCTMCFDMRFEKAAEYAHEHGFPVFTSCLGISRWKDMNQINGCGHRAAEKYDDVIYWDYNWRKEGGSQRMIEISKRERFYQQEYCGCVYSLRDSNKWREETGRQKIEIGKLYYSAD, from the coding sequence ATGAATACAGAACTTCAATCTAAACCTGAGCAAAGTGCGGTTAATTTTCAAGGTAAAACTCGTAAACAAAAGGTACGCAAAGATCCTAATGCACCTTTTATTCGTGAAAAACTTGAGTTGCCAGATGGACATAATAAACTCCTTTTACATTCATGCTGTGCGCCTTGCTCGGGTGAAGTGATGGAAGCAATCCTTGCATCTGGCATTGAATTTACGATTTATTTTTACAATCCAAACATTCATCCACTCAAAGAATATTTAATTCGTAAAGAAGAAAATATTCGTTTTGCTCAAAAATTTGGCATTCCATTTATTGATGCAGATTACGATCGTCAAAATTGGTTTGATCGTGCCAAAGGAATGGAATGGGAGCCAGAGAGGGGAATTCGCTGTACTATGTGTTTTGATATGCGTTTTGAAAAAGCCGCTGAATATGCTCATGAACACGGTTTCCCTGTGTTTACTAGTTGCCTGGGTATTTCTCGCTGGAAGGATATGAATCAAATCAATGGCTGTGGGCATCGCGCTGCCGAAAAATATGATGATGTTATTTATTGGGATTATAACTGGCGTAAAGAAGGTGGCTCGCAACGCATGATTGAGATTAGTAAGCGAGAGCGATTTTATCAACAGGAATATTGCGGTTGTGTTTATTCTTTACGTGATAGTAATAAATGGCGAGAAGAGACAGGTCGTCAAAAAATTGAAATCGGAAAATTGTATTATAGCGCTGATTAA
- the ispB gene encoding octaprenyl diphosphate synthase has protein sequence MKKQDLMSIDAIQKLADPDMQKVNQNILAQLNSDVPLIGQLGFYIVQGGGKRIRPLIAVLAARSLGFEGSNSITCATFVEFIHTASLLHDDVVDESDMRRGRATANSEFGNAASVLVGDFIYTRAFQLVAELESLKILGIMADATNVLAEGEVQQLMNVNDPETSETNYMRVIYSKTARLFEVAGQAAAIVAGGTEAQEKALQDYGRYLGTAFQLVDDVLDYSANEQALGKNVGDDLAEGKPTLPLLHAMRHGNAQQAALIREAIEQGGKREAINEVLAIMAEHKSLDYAMNRAKEEAQKAVDAIAMLPDSDYKKALISLAYLSVDRNY, from the coding sequence ATGAAGAAACAAGATCTTATGAGCATAGACGCGATCCAGAAACTTGCAGATCCCGATATGCAAAAAGTTAATCAAAATATTCTTGCTCAGCTTAATTCAGATGTTCCATTAATAGGCCAGTTAGGTTTTTATATTGTTCAAGGTGGTGGTAAGAGGATCCGTCCATTGATCGCAGTTCTCGCAGCTCGATCTTTAGGGTTTGAAGGCTCTAATTCAATTACTTGTGCTACTTTTGTTGAATTTATTCATACTGCCTCTTTACTACATGATGATGTGGTGGATGAGTCCGATATGCGTCGTGGGCGCGCTACGGCGAATTCAGAATTTGGCAATGCTGCAAGTGTACTTGTAGGAGACTTTATTTATACGCGTGCATTTCAATTGGTTGCAGAATTGGAGTCATTGAAGATTTTGGGAATTATGGCCGATGCGACTAACGTTTTAGCGGAAGGCGAAGTTCAGCAGTTAATGAATGTTAATGATCCTGAAACGAGCGAAACTAATTATATGCGTGTAATTTATAGCAAAACTGCCCGTTTATTTGAAGTGGCTGGTCAGGCTGCGGCAATTGTTGCGGGCGGAACAGAAGCTCAAGAAAAGGCTTTACAAGATTATGGGCGTTATCTTGGAACTGCATTTCAGCTTGTGGATGATGTATTGGATTATAGTGCAAATGAGCAAGCTCTAGGTAAAAATGTAGGCGATGATTTAGCTGAAGGAAAACCAACTCTTCCTCTGCTACACGCTATGCGCCATGGTAATGCTCAACAGGCAGCTTTAATTCGCGAAGCGATTGAGCAAGGTGGTAAACGTGAAGCTATTAATGAAGTATTAGCGATTATGGCTGAGCATAAGTCTTTAGATTACGCGATGAATCGTGCGAAAGAAGAGGCTCAAAAAGCAGTAGATGCAATTGCAATGTTGCCAGACAGTGATTATAAGAAGGCATTGATTTCTTTGGCGTATTTGTCTGTGGATAGAAATTATTAG
- the rplU gene encoding 50S ribosomal protein L21 translates to MYAVFQSGGKQHRVSEGQVVRLEKLELATGATVEFDSVLMVVNGEDVKIGAPVVTGAKVVAEVVAQGRGEKVKIVKFRRRKHSRKQQGHRQWFTEVKITGIQA, encoded by the coding sequence ATGTACGCAGTTTTCCAAAGTGGCGGTAAACAACACCGTGTGAGCGAAGGTCAAGTTGTTCGTTTAGAAAAACTTGAGCTTGCAACTGGCGCAACAGTTGAGTTCGATTCTGTGTTGATGGTCGTTAATGGTGAAGATGTTAAAATCGGTGCACCAGTAGTTACTGGCGCAAAAGTAGTGGCTGAAGTAGTTGCACAAGGTCGTGGCGAGAAAGTTAAAATCGTTAAATTCCGTCGTCGCAAACACAGCCGTAAACAACAAGGTCATCGTCAGTGGTTCACAGAAGTGA